The Pyxidicoccus sp. MSG2 DNA segment CGCCACGTCGAAGGGCTTGGGGAGCACGGTGAAGGCGCCCTCGGCGAGCGCGTCGTCCACCAGCTCCTCCGCGGTGAAGGCCGTCATCAGCACCACCGGCATGTCGGGGCGCTCCTGCTTGATGCGGCGCAGGAGCTCCACCCCGTGCAGCCCGGGCATGCGGATGTCGGTGAGGACGACATCCACCTGCTGCTCACTGAGCAGACGCAGGGCGTCCTCGCCGGAGGAGGCCTCCAGCACGGTGTGGCCCTCCAGCTCCAGGTTCGCCGCGAGGGTGATGCGGAGCGACTCCTCGTCGTCGACCAGCAGGATGCGAGCGGGGCCCACTGCCACTTCCTCCATCACGCGGCCTGTGCCGCCGCGGACGCGGGGAGCTGAATGGTGAATTCGCTCCCCCGACCCGCTTCACTGCGCACAGAGATTGTGCCCCCGTGACGTTGCACCATGTTGGCGACAATGGCCAGTCCCAAGCCCGTCCCGCGCGTCTTGGTGGTGAAGAGGGGTTCGAATATCTTCGGGAGTACGTCCGGAGGGATGCCCGAACCGTCGTCCACCACGCGAACGGACCAGGGCCCCGCCTCCCCGCCTTCCGCCAGCACTGAAACCTCCCCCGTCCGTCCCGAGGGCATGGCCTCCACGGCGTTCTGTACCAGGTTGACCAGGACCTGGCGGAACTGCTCCTTGTCCAGGTTGGGGACGGGGAGCGACTCGGGCACGCCGTTGACGATGCGGACCCCCTCGCGCGGGGGCACCACGCTCAGGGCCTCGTCCACCAGCGGCCGCAGCGGGCAGGGCTGGAGCGCGGGGGGGCGCTCGCGGGCGAAGTCGAGCAGGTCGGAGATGATTTTCGCGCAGGCGTTCAGCTCCCGCTCCATGACGCCCAGGAACTGGGAGACGCGCGGGTCCTCGGCGGCACCGACCGGGTCCTTCGTCAACTTGCGGGACAGGTAGGCGTGGGCGTTGCGCACGGCGGCCAGCGGGTTGCGCAGCTCGTGGCCCACGCTGGCGGCGAGCTGGCCCACGGCCGCCAGCTTCTCCACCCGGATGAGGTGCTCCTGGAAGCCGCCCAGCTCGCGCAGGGCCCGGTCCAGCTCGCGCGCCTTCGTGCCCTCGCGCTCGCGGGCCAGCTCCAGCTCCGCGCGGCGCACCGCCACCTCGCGCAACTCGCGCCACATGCCGCGGCAGGCGTGGAGGAGCACCAGGTCGAAGGCGGCAATCCAGAAGGCGTGCTCCAGGAAGCGCCACCACTCCGGGTGGAGCACGCCGTAGACGGACTCCGGCCACAGCGCGCCTCGCACCGCGAGGTCCGCGACGAGCATGGCCGTCGCCGACAGCAGCACCCGCGGGTCCCGGTAGAGGGAGAGCAGGGCCAGCGAGGCGAAGATGAGGAAGTGCGTCTCGATGCGGCCGCCCGACAGGTGGATGAGCAGCGCGGACCAGAGCGCCTGGGACACCGCGATGGCATGCCGGGTGAGCAGGGCGCCGGGGCGCCAGCGGGAGAGGAAGACGGGGACGGCGGTGAGGACGGCGCCCAGGAGGACGGCGGTCTTCAGGAAGGCCAGGTCGACCCCGTGCTCCTTCCCGAGCCAGCCCTCGGGCGACCAGAGCGCCGCCACGATGATGGCGATGGCCCACTGCACCACCGCCAGCCCCGCGAGGAGCCGGTCCGTCCGGCTGCGCACCCGGTCCACGTGCTCGTTCAGGAGCAGCGCTGCCCGCTCCTTGAGCGCCCTCCCGGAGCCGCGGTCTTCCTCCTGCGAAGGCATCATCGAATGCATCCCGCCCGGACTGCGGACGGGCCCTCCTCCATCGGCGTGCGACGTGAGACGGTGGATGCGACCTCCACGGCTGCCTGCCCGGGTGTGTCCGCGAACCGCCCTCGCGCCCGGGTGGGGCTGACAGCGACGCGGCGCGGGTCGGGCGGATGATAGAGCAACACCTGGAGGGGAGTGGCGCTCCCCGGGGAGGATGCCTGCCTGCTTCGTCCGACGGCGGGGCACGGCGCGCCTGCCTGCACGCCGGGGCGGGCATGGAGGCCACGGGGAGACGGCGTCATCGCACCCCCCGCTTGCGCTCGGCCAGGCCGGAGGTGATGAGGCTCATCTCGCGCTTGAGGCGGGTGGCCTCCGCCGCGCGGCGAATCATCGCGATGAGGTCCGGGGGCCGGTAGGGCTTGAGCACGAGGTAGAAGAGGCCCTGGGCCTGCTGCTGGTCCTTGCGGTCCAGGTACTCGCGGTAGCCGGTGACGAGCACGCCGGCGAGGTGCGGGTGCAGCCGCGTCGCCTCGCGCAGCAGGTCCATGCCGTTGCGCCCCGGCATGTGGAAGTCGGTGCAGAGGACGTCGAAGCGATGCAGCGACAGCAACCTCAACGCCGAGCCCGCGTCTCGCGCGGGATGGACGTCGAAGTCTTCGGAAAGCACGGCCGCGGTGGTGGCGAGAACGGGCTCCTCGTCGTCCACCAGCAGCACCTTGAGGCGCTGGGCATTCATGGCGTGGGGGCACGCACGATAGCGCCCGCCGCCCGTGCTCCGTCAGGGGGTGGCCGCTGATTCTTCGCCAGGCCCTGGCATCCAGCGCCGGGACGCCAGGGACTGGGCACCTTGACCTACATGAAGCGGCGCTCCCGCATCAGGCCATGGCTGAGTTTTGCCGTGGGGGGGAAGGCCGCGCCCGTCACTGCCCGTGGTGCGCGTGCAGTGTCTCCGCGTAGTGCTGGAGCTGGCGCCGGGCGGCGTCGAAGGCATCCGTCACCGCCTGGTAGGCGTCCTCGTGTCCCGTGCGCTGCTCCGGGTCTCTCGCCGCGATGATGTTCCTGCCGGGCACGCTCACGTCGACGCGCACGTGGAAGTGCTTGCCCTGCTGCTTGTGGCGATGCGGCTCCTCCACCACCACGTGGCACCCCACGATTCCGTCGAAGAACTGCTCCAGCTTGTCTGCATGGTCGCGGATGTGCTCGTTCAGGCCGTCGCTCGTCGCCATCCCGCGATACGTAATCTGCAGCGCTCGCTTCATCGTCCGCCTCGGGTTGTGCCCCTGTCGGGCCTCGGGTTGCACTGCTCTTCCATTGCATGGACGCGGCCAGCGCCAACTCCGCGGAATCCCGTGGGAGTCGCACCTCCACCCCGCAGCGTTTGCGGCGAAATGACCCACCGCCGCAGCTCCTGCGGGGCGCAATGCCCCTTCGGAGCGCGGCGTTGCGCTCAGCTCGGCGCGGGGATGGGCGCGCGACCGGCGTCCAGGGCTTCCGCGGACGTACTCACGCTGGGGAACTGCACGCCCTCTTCGCGGTCCGTGCGTTCCTTCAGCATGCGGACCTCCTCGCGCGTGCGGTGCAGGCCCGCGCCCACCCACTCGTAGGCGCGGTGCAGGAACGAGGACGCGGCGGAGAGCGCGAGCACGGAGCCCAACCACCGCGCCTGCCTCGGCGCCACGGCGCGCGCGGCCAGCAGGCCCGCGGCCACCCAGGGGCCCAGGCAGAAGGGACAGCCCAAGAGCTGCCCCAGCGCCTTCTGCATCCCCGTGCCGCGAGCCACTTCCTCCACCTCGCCCGCGGTGGAGCTCTCCTGGAAGCGCACGAAGGGCGCGCGCAGGAAGCTCGTCACCTGGTCCTTCGCCAACAGCCGCGTCACCGAGTGCGTCGCCACCGTGAACAGCGCCAGGTCCGCCAGGCCCGTCCGCTCCGGCAGCCGGCGCCGGCTCCGCGCCGTCCAGCCGAGGAAGCCCGCCACGGACACGCCATAGGCGCCGACGAGCACCGCGTACGAGCCCAGGGGGTGATGCGCATCGTCATAGCCGGCGAAGAGGCCGGTCTCCTGCGGAGCCTTCATGGGACGGGTCGCCTCCAGATGGTCCTTGAAGACTGCGCATCCCCTGGGACGGGCCCAAGGGATGGGCAGGCGGGCGGACAGGCCCTCGTCCCGAAGTTCCACCGCGAGCTCAGCTCCGCGCGTCCACGTCCAGCACGGCCGCGCCGCGCACGTGGCCCTGTCTCAGCGCGGTGAGCGCCTCGTTCGCGGCGGACAGGGGGAACACCTGCACCTCGGTGCGCACCGGCACGCCCGGCGCGAGCGCGAGGAAGTCCAGCGCATCCGCGCGCGTGAGGTTCGCCACCGAGCGCACCACGCGCTCCTGCCAGAGGAGTGCGTAGGGAAACGCGGGGATGTCGCTCATGTGGATGCCGCCACACACCACCACGCCGCCCCGGTCCACGGCGCGCAGCGCGGTGGGCACCAGGGCGCCCACGGGCGCGAAGAGGATGGCGGCGTCGAGCGGCTCTGGCGGCAATTCGTCCGAGCCTCCTGCCCACTCCGCGCCCAGCTCCCTCGCGAAGCGCTGGCCCCCGGTGTCCCCGGGGCGGGTGAAGGCGAAGACGCGCCGTTGCTGGTAGCGCGCCACCTGGAGCAGCACGTGCGCCGCAGCGCCGAAGCCGTAGAGGCCCAGCCGCTCGGCGTCTCCGGCGAGGCGCAGGCTCCGGAAGCCGATGAGCCCCGCGCACATCAGCGGCGCGGCGTGGACGTCGCTGTAGCCGGCCGGGAGCGGAAAGCAGAAGCGCTGGTGCGCCAGTACGAACTCGGCGTAACCGCCGTCGAGGTCATAGCCGGTGAAGCGCGCCCGCTCGCAGAGGTTCTCCCGGCCCGCGACGCAGAAGCGGCACTCGCCACAGCTCCAGCCGAGCCATGGCACCCCGACTCGCGTCCCTGGCGGGAAGGCCGTCACTCCCTCGCCCGAGCCCACCACCGTGGCCACGATTTCATGGCCCGGTACGAGGGGCAGCTTGGGGTGCGTCAGCTCGCCATCCACCACGTGCAGGTCCGTGCGGCACACGGCGCAGGCCCGTACCCGGAGCAGCAATTGCTCCGGGCCGGGACGTGGGATGGGGAGCCGCTCCTCTCGCAGCGGTTCGCCCGGTGCATGCAGCACCATCGCCCGCATGGTCCCTTCCATGGACCGCTCCCCTCGCGCGCCTCGCGCTCTTGGGGAAAACATGGCGACGACCCGAGACACGCTGAAGCATGCCTCGGGCGCCCGGCCGGCAGGTGAAGGAGGAGACCGCCGAGGGAGAACCTGGGACGCCCGTGTCGCGTGGAAGCACGTCCCGGGCGGCGGACGGCACTCCCGGCGAAGCCGCCACCTCGCCCCAGGGCCCTCGCTTCGTCAGAGCTGCACGCCGGCCAGCACGCCCGGCCACATGCGCACCACGGTGCGGCCGCTGTCGGAGACCTCACGCCAGTCGAGCCCGAGCCCCACCTCCTTCCACTCGTCGCTGCCATTCCAGCTGGTGAGCGTGTTGGCGCTGACGCCGGCGAACACCGAGAAGTGGGACGCCACCTGCAAGCCCCCCATCACCCGCAGCTGCCCGAGGACGTGCTGGCTGTCTTCGCTGAACAACCGCCGCGTGTGGAGGCTGCTGCCCACCAGGTCGATGTCCACGTAGAAGCGGTCCAGCGGGATGTGTCCACCGAAGCCCGCGCCGAGGGTGTAGCGGCGCCGGTCTTCTCCCAGGGACGGCGTGAAGCCCGCCGTGAGCAGCGTGTAGAGGTGCTTGCCGCCCAGCTTGACGCCCACGTTGGTGAGCGACACGTCGCTGCTCCACGCCAGCAGGTGCGCCTGGCCGTTGCCCACGAAGCTCAGCAGGCCCACGGACTCGCCCTCCGAGTTACCCGCCACGTTGACGAGCCCCACCTGCGCGCCGTCCACGCTGCCCGCCACGTTGACGAGCCCCACCTGCGCGCCGTCCACCTTGCCGCCCACGTTGATGATGGACACCTGCCCGCCCGAGATGTGACGCGCGAAGCTGACGCCCGAGGACATCTGCACGCCGGACACCTCGGAGGCGATGTTGGCGCCCGCCGCCATCTGCAGCCCGCGCACCGGGCCTCCCGCCACGTTGACGCCCACCGCCAGCTGCGCGCCGCGCACGGCCCCCGTCGCCACGTTGGCGCCGACACCGAGCTGCGCGCCATTCACCGCGCCCGCCACCGTGTTGAGTCCCACGGAGAGCTGCGCACCCTCCATCGCCCCGCGCACCACGTTGACGCCGACGCTGGACTGCACGCCGAGGAAGTCACCGCCGGACACGTTGCCGCCCACGGCGAACTGCCCGCCCGTCACCGGCCCTCGCGACACGTTGGCGCCCACCGCGAGCTGCGCGCCATTCAGCCCCTCCTCCACCCAGTTGGCGCCCAGCGACATGGCCGCCCCGTCCACCCGCTTCGCGTGCGTGGCGATGAGGCCGATGGACACCGTGTTGACCACGTTGCTCGTGTGGAAACCCGCCGTGCTGAGGCCCGGCACCAGCGAAAGGCTGAAGGGGATGTGGACCTCCTGCGCCTCCGGGCTCGCGGCTGGCTCCGCCGCCTTCGCCACCGTCGTCGTGTCCGTCGCCGGGACCGCGCTCACCGCGCCACCCACGGCCGCGTCCACCAGCGGAGGCGCCACCATGACGCGCTCCATCCCGGGGCCCTCGACGGCCGGGGCCGCCACCGCGTCGCCGGCCTCGCCGGGACGCACCGGAGCCGACTCGGCCGCCGGCCCCGAACCATGTGCCTGCACGCCCGCCTTCGGCTCCTCGGCGCTGGCCGAGAATGCCACCACCGCCGCCACGACCCCCGCACACACCGAGACCTTGCGCTTCATCGCCTGGACCTTCCTGGACTGTTCCGAGAGGGGCCCGGCCCGCACCGCGCGAGCACCGGGGCCACACAGAGAGATTCGTCGGGGGACGTCGCCGCCCCACTCGCGGAAGGGAACACCGGCACCGCGCAAAGCTGTCACCGGACCGTGTCGCCCCTCTGAAGGCGACACCTTCCACCGGGAACTTTCACCTGCCCACACACTCGCGGCCCTGGCGCACCGGCCCGCGACGCACGACGCTAGATTTCCCCCATGGCCTCCACTCCGCGTCAGTCCCGTCCGCCCACGACGACCCGCCGCGAGGTGCTCGCCGCGGGGCTCGGCAGCCTGCTGCTCCCGGCCGTCGCCGCCGCGCAGGCCGCACCCAAGCTGCCCGCGAAGCCCACCGCTCCACCCACCGCGAAGCCCACCTCCCGAGGAGACGCCATGCTCACCCGCCCCATCCCCAGCACGGGTGAAGCGCTGCCCGTCATCGGGCTCGGCACCTGGCAGACGTTCGACGTGGGCAACACCCCGGCCGAGCGCGGCCCCCTCGCGGAGGTCCTCCGCCGCTTCCTCGCCTCGGGCGCGCGCCTCATCGACTCCTCGCCCATGTACGGCCGCGCGGAGGCCGTCACCGGCGACGTGCTCGAAACGCTCGGCGAGCTGAAGACGCCCTTCCTCGCCTCCAAGGTGTGGACCACCGGCAAGGCGGAGGGGCTCTCGCAGTTGCGCGCCTCCATCCAGAAGATGGGCCACGGCCGCATGGACCTGATGCAGGTCCACAACCTCGTGGACTGGCGCACGCAGCTGCCCATGCTGCGCGAGTGGAAGGCCCAGGGCCGCATCCGCTACGTCGGCGTCACCCACTACTCGCGCAGCGCCTTCGATGATTTGGAGCGCTTCATCCGCGAGGAGAAGCTGGACTTCGTGCAACTGCCCTACTCCCTCGCGCAGCGCGACGCGGAGGCGCGCCTGTTGCCCGCCGCCGCCGAGCACGGTGTGGCCGTCCTCGTCATGCAGCCCTTCGCCACCGGCTCGCTCTTCCAGCGGGTGCGCGGGCGCGCCGTGCCGGAGTGGGCCGCCGAGTTCGACTGCACCACCTGGGCGCAGTTCTTCCTCAAGTTCATCCTCGGCCACCCCGCCGTGCACTGCCCGCTTCCCGCCACGAGCAACCCCGACCACGTGGCCGACAACCTGCGCGCCGGCTTCGGCCGCCTCCCCGACGAGAAACAGCGCGCCCGCATGGCCCGCGTCCTCGAGGGCTGAGCGACAGCGCTCGAAGGCTGAAGCTACAGCTCCGGGTCCGGCGCGTACTGCAGCTCGCCCGTCGGCTCCAGCACCAGCCCCGTGCCCGGCTCGCCCGCGTCGTCGTCGCGGCCCACCTCCAGCACGGAGTCCTTCGCGTCCCACTGGCCCAGGTAGTACTCGCCGCCCGCGGCCATGCACGCGCGGCCCTCGGACACCACCGTCTCCACCACCTCCTGCTTGTCGCTGGTGGCACGCAGGAGCGTCCACTCCTTGCCATCCTCGCGGAAGCCCGCCACCAGCTCCTTCAGCTCCTCGTCGCGCGGAGCGCCAGCCGGCAGCGTCTGCCGCTCCCACTTGCGCGCCTCCCTCGCCGGCTGCTTCGCCTTCCACGCGCGCGCCAGCTCCAGCACCTTCTCCTCCGCCGAGTCCTGGAGCGCGTGCATCTCCTCCGGCAGCTCGATTTCCTCCAGCGCCAGCAGCGCCGTCTCCAGCTGCAGCGCCTTGAGGCTCCACTCGTTCCACGCCGTCTTCAGCACTCCGTCACCCTCGCTTTCCCGCGCGCGCCCTGACGGAGCACCGCGGCCCGGCAAGCCCACTACCACACCGCCTGCCTGCCCTGGCGGCGAGCAGGGGGCCCTTCCATGCCCGGTGCCCTCCGCACGACCTACCTTGAGCGCCCAGGGAGGAGCAGCCATGGCGAGCAAGAAGAAGGACACACACGAGGTCGTCCAACACTTCGGAGACCTCATCAAGGGCATCAAGGTCGCGATGATGACCACCGTGGAGGAGGACGGCAGCCTGCGCAGCCGCCCCATGTGGACCCACGACAGGGACTTCGACGGGGAGCTGTGGTTCTTCACCCGCGAGCACTCGCCCAAGGTGGGCGAGGTGGAGCACGACCACCACGTCAGCCTCGCGTACTCGGACCCCACCAGAGACCGCTACGTCTCCGTGAGCGGCCGCTGCCGCCTGGTGCTCGACAAGCAGAAGGCCCGCGAGCTGTGGAACCCCACCCTCAAGGCCTGGTTCCCTGACGGGCTGGATGATCCGGAGCTCGCCCTGCTGTGCGTGCGCGTGGAGCGCGCCGAGTACTGGGACACCCCCAACAGCCGCATGGTGCAACTGGCCGGCATGGTGAAGGCCGCCCTCACCGGTGAGACGTACAAGCCCGGCGACAACCAGAAGCTGGATATGGGCGACGCCCCGCTGCCGCACTGAGCCACACTATATAAGGAGGGACGGCCGCACCGCTCCGGGCGCCGTCTCTTCTTCCAAGAATTCCGGTTGCGCCGGCCCCGCGCGGACGCCATGAGAGGGCCCGCCGGGCCGGCGCGTCACACACCCCTGTAGGCCACACCCACACCCCCTCCGCCTCGCGCGAGCCTGGGTCACAAAAAACCCTCGGCCAGGTTGCCGCGTATGGTCAGGTGGGTGTCATCCGCCGGACGTCGTGGTGTTTCTCTGACAGCCCCGTTCGCCGTGCCTTGTAGCTGGCGCCTGGCTGATCCATTCAGAGCGACTCCGACCGTGGTACGAGCGCGCGAATCACATCACGTTGAAGTCAACAACGCTTTAGAGTATCAACCATCCGCTTTCGAGATTTTCCGCATGCCCCATTGGTATCGTACTGAGGGTGTTGCATACGGCGGACTCGAATACGTCTAGCGGGGCGGTCCTGTTTCCGCCCTTCGAAGGAACTCCAAGATGGAAAACAAGAGGTCGGTCTCGAAGCCCGAGGGCAAGCTGGCGGTGTTGGTGCCTGGCCTGGGCGCGGTGTCCACGACGCTGATGGCGGGCGTGGAGCTGGCACGTCAGGGCAAGGGTCAGCCCATCGGCTCGCTGACGCAGATGGGCACGGCACGCCTGGGCAAGCGCACCGACGGCCGCACCGTGAAGCTCGGCGAGCTGGTGCCCCTGGCCCAGCTGCAGGACGTCGTCTTCGGCGCGTGGGACATCATCAGCGAGGACGCGTACCAGGTCGCGGTGCGCTCCGGCGTGCTGAACGACAAGCACCTGGAGCAGGTGAAGCCCTTCCTGCAGGGCATCAAGCCGAAGAAGGGCGTGCACGACGCCGAGTTCGTCCGCCGCATCGAGGCGAACCACACCAAGTCCACCAAGACGCACCGCGAGAGCATCGAGGCGCTGCGCCAGGACATCCGCGACTTCAAGAAGGAGCTCAACGCCAAGCGCGCCGTGATGGTGGTGTGCAGCAGCGTGGAGACCTTCCGTCCGCTGCCGGACTCCTTCAAGACGCTGGCCGCCTTCGAGAAGGCGCTCGACGAGAACAGCCCGGACATCAACCCCACCGCGCTCTACACCTACGCGGCCCTGAAGGAGGGCGTGCCCTTCGCCAACGCCACGCCCAACGCCAGCGTGGACACGCCCGCGCTGCAGGAGCTGGCGAAGCTGGAGGGCATCCCCGTCGCCGGGCGAGACCTCAAGAGCGGCCAGACGATGATGAAGACGGTCATCGCCCCCGCGCTCAAGGCGCGCATGCTGGGCCTCGAGGGCTGGTTCTCCACCAACATCCTCGGCAACCGCGACGGCGAGGTGCTCGACGACCCCGCGGCCTTCAAGGCCAAGGAAGTCACCAAGTCGAGCGTGCTGGACACCATCCTGCAGCCGGAGCTCTACCCCGAGCTGTACAAGAAGTACGCGCACAAGGTGTCCATCCACTACTACCCGCCCCGCGGCGACGCGAAGGAGGGTTGGGACAACATCGACATCGTCGGGTGGCTGGGCTACCCGATGCAGATCAAGGTCAACTTCCTCTGCCGCGACTCCATCCTCGCGGCGCCGCTCGTCCTGGACATCGCGCTGTTCCTGGACCTGGCGAAGCGGCTGGAGTGGCGCGGCATCCAGGAGTGGATGTCCTTCTACTTCAAGAGCCCCATGGCCATGCCGGGCCTTCCGGTGGAGCACGACCTGTTCATCCAGCTCACCAAGCTGAAGAACACGCTGCGCGTCGTTGCTGGTGAAGAGCCCATCACCCACCTCGGACTCGACTACTACGGGGATGACCTCCCGCTCTCCAAGTAGAGCCACGCCGTTCACATGGCTCGTCACCTTTCTGGGTGTGGGCCATGTGGCGCTGGTGGCGGCCACCGGTCGGCTCCGGTGGGACCACGTCGCCGCGGACGCGCTGCTGCTGGGGGTGGCCTGGGCGGGCCCCCGGACGCGGCGCTTCCTGGCAGGCGGGCTCCCGCTATGGCTGACCGGTATGCTGCTGGACAGCCAGGGACTCTGGCTGTTCCTCCGGGGCACCATCCACACGGGTGACCTGTGGGAGTTGGAGCGCCGACTGTTCCCCGCCCCCGGCGGTCTCAACTGGCCCGAGTGGTGGGCCACCCGGTTCCATCCGGTGCTGGACCTCAT contains these protein-coding regions:
- a CDS encoding sensor histidine kinase — encoded protein: MMPSQEEDRGSGRALKERAALLLNEHVDRVRSRTDRLLAGLAVVQWAIAIIVAALWSPEGWLGKEHGVDLAFLKTAVLLGAVLTAVPVFLSRWRPGALLTRHAIAVSQALWSALLIHLSGGRIETHFLIFASLALLSLYRDPRVLLSATAMLVADLAVRGALWPESVYGVLHPEWWRFLEHAFWIAAFDLVLLHACRGMWRELREVAVRRAELELAREREGTKARELDRALRELGGFQEHLIRVEKLAAVGQLAASVGHELRNPLAAVRNAHAYLSRKLTKDPVGAAEDPRVSQFLGVMERELNACAKIISDLLDFARERPPALQPCPLRPLVDEALSVVPPREGVRIVNGVPESLPVPNLDKEQFRQVLVNLVQNAVEAMPSGRTGEVSVLAEGGEAGPWSVRVVDDGSGIPPDVLPKIFEPLFTTKTRGTGLGLAIVANMVQRHGGTISVRSEAGRGSEFTIQLPASAAAQAA
- a CDS encoding response regulator, with the translated sequence MNAQRLKVLLVDDEEPVLATTAAVLSEDFDVHPARDAGSALRLLSLHRFDVLCTDFHMPGRNGMDLLREATRLHPHLAGVLVTGYREYLDRKDQQQAQGLFYLVLKPYRPPDLIAMIRRAAEATRLKREMSLITSGLAERKRGVR
- a CDS encoding HPF/RaiA family ribosome-associated protein yields the protein MKRALQITYRGMATSDGLNEHIRDHADKLEQFFDGIVGCHVVVEEPHRHKQQGKHFHVRVDVSVPGRNIIAARDPEQRTGHEDAYQAVTDAFDAARRQLQHYAETLHAHHGQ
- a CDS encoding DUF1360 domain-containing protein yields the protein MKAPQETGLFAGYDDAHHPLGSYAVLVGAYGVSVAGFLGWTARSRRRLPERTGLADLALFTVATHSVTRLLAKDQVTSFLRAPFVRFQESSTAGEVEEVARGTGMQKALGQLLGCPFCLGPWVAAGLLAARAVAPRQARWLGSVLALSAASSFLHRAYEWVGAGLHRTREEVRMLKERTDREEGVQFPSVSTSAEALDAGRAPIPAPS
- a CDS encoding zinc-dependent alcohol dehydrogenase family protein codes for the protein MEGTMRAMVLHAPGEPLREERLPIPRPGPEQLLLRVRACAVCRTDLHVVDGELTHPKLPLVPGHEIVATVVGSGEGVTAFPPGTRVGVPWLGWSCGECRFCVAGRENLCERARFTGYDLDGGYAEFVLAHQRFCFPLPAGYSDVHAAPLMCAGLIGFRSLRLAGDAERLGLYGFGAAAHVLLQVARYQQRRVFAFTRPGDTGGQRFARELGAEWAGGSDELPPEPLDAAILFAPVGALVPTALRAVDRGGVVVCGGIHMSDIPAFPYALLWQERVVRSVANLTRADALDFLALAPGVPVRTEVQVFPLSAANEALTALRQGHVRGAAVLDVDARS
- a CDS encoding aldo/keto reductase, which gives rise to MASTPRQSRPPTTTRREVLAAGLGSLLLPAVAAAQAAPKLPAKPTAPPTAKPTSRGDAMLTRPIPSTGEALPVIGLGTWQTFDVGNTPAERGPLAEVLRRFLASGARLIDSSPMYGRAEAVTGDVLETLGELKTPFLASKVWTTGKAEGLSQLRASIQKMGHGRMDLMQVHNLVDWRTQLPMLREWKAQGRIRYVGVTHYSRSAFDDLERFIREEKLDFVQLPYSLAQRDAEARLLPAAAEHGVAVLVMQPFATGSLFQRVRGRAVPEWAAEFDCTTWAQFFLKFILGHPAVHCPLPATSNPDHVADNLRAGFGRLPDEKQRARMARVLEG
- a CDS encoding pyridoxamine 5'-phosphate oxidase family protein, with translation MASKKKDTHEVVQHFGDLIKGIKVAMMTTVEEDGSLRSRPMWTHDRDFDGELWFFTREHSPKVGEVEHDHHVSLAYSDPTRDRYVSVSGRCRLVLDKQKARELWNPTLKAWFPDGLDDPELALLCVRVERAEYWDTPNSRMVQLAGMVKAALTGETYKPGDNQKLDMGDAPLPH
- a CDS encoding inositol-3-phosphate synthase, which gives rise to MENKRSVSKPEGKLAVLVPGLGAVSTTLMAGVELARQGKGQPIGSLTQMGTARLGKRTDGRTVKLGELVPLAQLQDVVFGAWDIISEDAYQVAVRSGVLNDKHLEQVKPFLQGIKPKKGVHDAEFVRRIEANHTKSTKTHRESIEALRQDIRDFKKELNAKRAVMVVCSSVETFRPLPDSFKTLAAFEKALDENSPDINPTALYTYAALKEGVPFANATPNASVDTPALQELAKLEGIPVAGRDLKSGQTMMKTVIAPALKARMLGLEGWFSTNILGNRDGEVLDDPAAFKAKEVTKSSVLDTILQPELYPELYKKYAHKVSIHYYPPRGDAKEGWDNIDIVGWLGYPMQIKVNFLCRDSILAAPLVLDIALFLDLAKRLEWRGIQEWMSFYFKSPMAMPGLPVEHDLFIQLTKLKNTLRVVAGEEPITHLGLDYYGDDLPLSK